Proteins encoded in a region of the Triplophysa dalaica isolate WHDGS20190420 chromosome 10, ASM1584641v1, whole genome shotgun sequence genome:
- the dph5 gene encoding diphthine methyl ester synthase — translation MLYFIGLGLGDAKDITVKGLEIIRQCSRVYLEAYTSILTVGKEGLEEFYGRELLLADRDVVEQQADEILEGADVSDVAFLVVGDPFGATTHSDLVLRALSAGIKYRVIHNASIMNAVGCCGLQLYNFGETVSIVFWTDTWRPESFYDKIKKNRNMGLHTLCLLDIKVKEQSMENLMRGRKIYEPPRYMTVAQAAEQLLEILQNCRERGEELAMTEDTVCVGLARVGAEDQAIRSGALRELATCDLGGPLHSMIISGHLHPIEVDMLKLFSGPEGLVTLKMTDSSTYDS, via the exons ATGTTGTATTTTATCGGTCTTGGTCTCGGGGATGCTAAAGACATCACTGTTAAAGGTTTAGAGATCATCCGACAGTGTAGTCGTGTTTATTTGGAGGCGTACACGTCCATACTGACCGTCGGGAAGGAGGGATTG GAGGAGTTTTATGGACGTGAGCTGCTGCTGGCAGacagagatgtggttgaacaaCAGGCGGATGAGATCTTGGAGGGAGCAGATGTTAGTGATGTGGCCTTTCTGGTGGTGGGAGATCCTTTTGG AGCCACAACACACAGCGACTTGGTTCTTCGAGCGTTGAGTGCCGGGATCAAGTATCGTGTCATTCACAACGCCTCCATCATGAATGCTGTGGGATGCTGCGGACTGCAG ttgtacAACTTTGGCGAGACCGTGTCCATTGTGTTCTGGACAGACACATGGAGACCTGAGAGCTTCTACGATAAGATCAAGAAGAACAGGAACATGGGCCTACACACCCTGTGCCTGCTGG ATATCAAAGTTAAAGAGCAGTCCATGGAGAATTTAATGAG GGGCCGAAAGATTTACGAGCCCCCAAGGTACATGACGGTTGCACAGGCCGCTGAACAACTTCTGGAGATACTGCAAAATTGTCGAGAACGAGGCGAGGAACTAG CGATGACCGAAGACACTGTGTGCGTCGGCCTGGCTCGTGTTGGTGCTGAGGATCAAGCCATCCGTTCCGGGGCGCTCCGGGAGTTGGCCACCTGTGACCTTGGAGGACCACTTCATTCCATGATCATCAGTGGACACCTTCATCCTATTGAGGTGGACATGCTCAAACTTTTTAGCGGTCCTGAGGGACTCGTGACCTTGAAGATGACCGACAGCTCCACATATGACTCTTGA
- the s1pr1 gene encoding sphingosine 1-phosphate receptor 1, translating to MDDLIARHYNFTGKFRKVVGDRGLRADSVVFIVVCCFIILENVLVLLTIWRTKKFHKPMYYFIGNLALSDLLAGVVYTANILLSGANTYKLTPTQWFFREGSMFVALAASVFSLLAIAIERHLTMLKMKLHNNGKTCRVFMLISTVWFIAAILGGLPIMGWNCIESMNNCSTVLPLYHKTYILFCTTVFSVILMAIVILYARIYALVRTRSRKLVFRKVANGRGCNKSSEKSLALLKTVIIVLSCFIACWAPLFILLLLDVACQIRTCPILYKAEWFLALAVLNSAMNPLIYTLTSNEMRRAFIKMLNCGICSLPAGKFSRPIMGAEFSRSKSDNSSHPNKDEPEYSPRETIVSTGNITSSS from the coding sequence ATGGATGACCTAATCGCCAGACACTACAACTTCACCGGGAAATTTCGCAAGGTCGTCGGCGACCGCGGCCTCCGGGCCGACTCCGTCGTGTTCATCGTCGTGTGCTGCTTCATCATTCTGGAAAACGTTCTGGTCCTCCTCACCATCTGGAGGACCAAGAAGTTCCACAAGCCCATGTATTACTTCATTGGGAACTTGGCTTTGTCAGATCTCCTAGCCGGAGTGGTTTACACGGCAAACATCTTGCTGTCAGGAGCCAACACTTATAAACTCACCCCCACCCAGTGGTTCTTCCGAGAAGGAAGTATGTTTGTGGCTCTGGCCGCTTCGGTGTTCAGTCTACTGGCCATTGCTATCGAGCGACACCTGACCATgctaaaaatgaaacttcacAATAATGGCAAAACGTGCCGTGTGTTCATGCTCATCAGCACCGTGTGGTTCATCGCCGCCATCCTTGGCGGCCTTCCCATCATGGGTTGGAACTGCATCGAGAGCATGAACAACTGCTCCACGGTGCTGCCTCTCTACCACAAGACCTACATCCTCTTCTGCACCACAGTGTTCAGCGTCATCCTCATGGCCATCGTCATCTTGTACGCCCGCATCTACGCCCTGGTCCGCACACGGAGCCGCAAGCTGGTCTTCCGCAAAGTGGCCAACGGCCGCGGCTGCAACAAGAGCTCGGAGAAGTCCTTGGCGCTTTTGAAGACCGTCATCATCGTGCTCAGCTGTTTCATAGCGTGTTGGGCGCCGCTCTTCATCTTGTTGCTGCTCGACGTGGCCTGTCAGATCCGCACCTGCCCCATACTCTACAAGGCCGAGTGGTTCCTGGCGTTGGCCGTGCTCAACTCCGCAATGAATCCTCTTATTTACACCCTGACCAGCAACGAGATGCGCCGGGCGTTCATCAAGATGCTCAACTGCGGGATCTGCAGCCTGCCGGCCGGGAAGTTTTCGAGGCCCATCATGGGCGCCGAGTTCAGCCGGAGCAAGTCTGACAACTCATCCCACCCGAATAAAGACGAGCCTGAATATTCGCCCAGGGAAACCATAGTGTCCACGGGGAATATCACTTCTTCTTCATAA